A window of the Diabrotica undecimpunctata isolate CICGRU chromosome 1, icDiaUnde3, whole genome shotgun sequence genome harbors these coding sequences:
- the LOC140438213 gene encoding nose resistant to fluoxetine protein 6-like: MNNIFQILYISVIWYATRVYSNATNVKYTYNSSDLSYLSNGIQFPVDESDIEILGQDKIFSNGSQFWWFSRLYDHYKWWKRLEDLDNVSCRSDMMVYLKELVNGTSWALKMYDASGRYSGQFFFGNDYWLGSMTLCEELTNKKWNAAVPPFLVQFYIAKVRINLNHQDTPVTRQLNIGECLPKSCGTQEVLSLLTLEQNGATSMTIAGIRKVPGDYSLLSDIKVHLLGGTCLALFFIILTASVVDYSKISSDQRQNSKKLHSDNNNIANYNHGDIRNEAIDLNIEAKKEDKKKTGLLVKLLLSFSSVTNGRKILSVQHISLESIKCIHGLRFFSISWIILVHSYLELFAVSDNKNLRTLTERRFLYQTISNATFSVDTFFFISGLLVTLTYFRTATKKDSLPEPRKPLQHVIGRFFLMIIYRILRLTPAYGFILVLNEIVMRYLHSNSVFSPAIIDHISCDRYWWRNLLYINNFFPQNEFCMLWSWYMANDTQFYIIACVLLLIAVRKNSYVKLAGVAIALLMTASWITTFIIAMKWNYVARVEEPFALFDQLYDKPWLRIGPYLIGMVVGYYLFKVDCKQKFPAIVVTIGWILSLGCLGCLVYGLGREGLAVPTSAFYAALGHSAWGLSIAWITIACCSGYGGPFNSILSCKLFLPLSRLTYCAYLVHPVLMCLTSFHLDGSLHLHQAMAVVIYCGNLVISYLSAFIISLAFEAPIVNLLKIIFN, encoded by the exons ATgaataatatatttcaaattttatatatttctgtGATATGGTACGCGACAAGGGTTTATTCCAATGCCACTAATGTTAAATATACATACAATTCGTCGGATCTGTCGTATTTATCGAATGGGATTCAATTCCCGGTCGATGAAAGTGATATTGAAATATTAGGGcaagataaaatatttagtaACGGGTCTCAGTTCTGGTGGTTTTCGAGGCTGTATGATCACTACAAATGGTGGAAACGATTAGAGGATTTAGATAATGTTTCGTGTAGAAGTGATATGATGGTGTACTTAAAGGAATTAGTAAATGGTACTAGTTGGGCATTGAAAA TGTATGATGCTTCTGGAAGATACTCCGGCCAATTTTTCTTCGGAAACGACTACTGGCTAGGATCGATGACCCTCTGCGAGGAACTAACCAATAAGAAATGGAATGCAGCAGTACCACCGTTTCTAGTTCAATTCTATATTGCAAAAGTGCGGATAAATTTGAACCATCAAGATACACCAGTA ACCAGACAGCTAAATATTGGAGAATGTCTTCCCAAATCTTGTGGAACACAAGAAGTGCTGTCTCTACTTACGTTAGAACAAAATGGGGCAACTTCCATGACTATAGCGGGTATTCGTAAAGTACCTGGTGACTACTCATTGCTCTCAGATATCAAGGTTCATCTACTTGG AGGAACATGTCTAGCTTTATTCTTCATAATATTAACAGCTTCAGTGGTAGATTATTCCAAAATATCAAGTGACCAAAGGCAAAACTCGAAGAAACTCCATTCAGACAACAATAACATTGCTAATTATAACCATGGAGACATACGAAATGAAGCTATTGATCTAAACATTGAAGCAAAAAAGGAAGATAAAAAAAAGACGG GTCTGCTAGTAAAACTTCTTCTATCCTTTTCGTCTGTCACAAATGGTAGAAAAATTTTGTCGGTACAACACATTTCTCTGGAATCTATCAAATGCATCCATGGTTTACGATTCTTCTCGATATCCTGGATAATATTGGTTCACAGCTACTTAGAACTGTTTGCAGTTAGTGACAACAAGAATTTAAGAACTCTTACAGAGAGAAGGTTTCTGTATCAGACCATTTCTAACGCTACCTTTTCTGTTGACACTTTTTTCTTTATAAG TGGTCTCCTAGTGACACTAACTTATTTTCGTACCGCAACTAAGAAAGACAGCCTGCCAGAACCACGGAAACCTCTCCAACACGTCATCGGTAGATTTTTTTTGATGATTATCTACAGAATACTAAGACTAACACCAGCATATGGATTTATTTTGGTTCTTAACGAAATAGTGATGAGATATTTGCACTCAAATTCCGTTTTCTCTCCAGCCATCATCGACCACATCAGCTGCGACCGCTACTGGTGGCGCAACCTACTCTATATCAATAATTTCTTTCCTCAGAATGAGTTTTGCATGCTCTGGTCTTGGTATATGGCCAATGATACGCAGTTTTACATAATTGCTTGTGTACTATTGTTGATAGCAGTTCG cAAAAATAGCTACGTAAAATTGGCAGGTGTGGCTATCGCCCTACTGATGACGGCTTCCTGGATTACAACCTTCATCATCGCCATGAAATGGAACTATGTAGCGAGAGTAGAAGAGCCTTTTGCTCTGTTTGACCAACTTTACGACAAGCCTTGGTTAAGAATAGGTCCATACCTTATAGGAATGGTGGTGGGATACTATTTGTTTAAG GTTGATTGCAAGCAGAAGTTTCCCGCAATAGTTGTTACTATCGGATGGATATTATCTTTGGGATGTCTGGGGTGTTTGGTATATGGATTGGGAAGAGAGGGATTGGCGGTACCAACATCTGCTTtctat GCAGCTTTAGGTCATTCGGCTTGGGGTCTATCGATAGCTTGGATAACTATAGCTTGTTGCAGCGGATACGGAGGACCTTTCAACTCTATTTTGAGCTGTAAGCTGTTCTTGCCCTTAAGTAGACTCACCTATTGTGCTTATCTAGTCCATCCTGTGTTAATGTGCCTTACCAGTTTCCATTTAGATGGATCTCTTCATTTGCATCAAGCCATGGCG gTTGTAATATATTGCGGAAATCTGGTGATTTCATATCTGAGTGCCTTCATCATCTCCTTGGCATTTGAGGCTCCCATCGTGAATTTgctcaaaattatatttaattaa